One window of the Cuculus canorus isolate bCucCan1 chromosome 13, bCucCan1.pri, whole genome shotgun sequence genome contains the following:
- the LOC128853527 gene encoding metallothionein-2, with protein MDPQDCTCAAGDSCSCAGSCKCKNCRCQSCRKSCCSCCPASCTNCAKGCVCKEPASSKCTCCH; from the exons ATGGACCCTCAGGACTGCACGTGTGCTGCTG GTGACTCCTGCTCCTGCGCCGGGTCCTGCAAGTGCAAGAACTGCCGCTGCCAGAGCTGCCGCAAGA gctgctgctcctgctgccccgCGAGCTGCACCAACTGTGCCAAGGGCTGCGTGTGCAAGGAGCCGGCCAGCAGCAAGTGCACCTGCTGCCACTGA
- the LOC128853528 gene encoding metallothionein-1, with protein MDSQDCPCAAGGTCTCGDSCKCKNCKCTSCKKGCCSCCPAGCAKCAQGCVCKGPPSAKCSCCK; from the exons ATGGACTCCCAGGACTGTCCCTGCGCCGCGG GTGGCACCTGCACCTGCGGGGACAGCTGCAAATGCAAAAACTGTAAATGTACATCGTGCAAAAAAG gctgctgctcctgctgcccggCGGGATGTGCCAAGTGTGCGCAGGGCTGTGTCTGCAAGGGCCCCCCCTCCGCCAAATGCAGCTGCTGCAAATAG